One Chromobacterium paludis genomic window carries:
- the bcsE gene encoding cellulose biosynthesis protein BcsE translates to MDSYTSLGIHELPLAATSLMRGGVYLVASGSESLTQSLLFANLPASAALPMTCSARLSPGSRQNTVWLDRRLNTGHLVLLAPRKRWLARAQLTDYLDDLSHGRDRQPDAGGPQLLVIAHAEDYLRLHQPKALKRELKAAMRWARARDHCVLLIMNLGYMDLAAISQLEQAAHRCAGLALGQAVGVETFSWQISHWLGAETVSLAQAHVLTRDDDGAMCLLKEEEELAARPAHDTLQVYATRTSLTGNEPPSPLWQIYENLEELLVAAKGAVAASVLLDTASQQRETLTEAIAQLRKQCGRRLKIVVREVGGRRLRQNEEQLLLRLGANTVLPAELHFASTVNLINALQPAVYQPYVKMEQQQLQDASQPAQDRGWMEPAAFSDTVRKTVQRSSALSIRNMLVILQPSSGITPRELLAQSRFQRAGDLCTADRARAYLFLFACNETDVPTALSNLFRLPVEDIVENETHCPDSDSILQALARLEAEPAQAETEREPAAAPVSAKPRGPERVTLQKASLARRAV, encoded by the coding sequence ATGGATTCCTACACCAGTCTTGGCATTCATGAACTGCCGCTGGCGGCCACCTCGCTGATGCGCGGCGGCGTGTATCTGGTGGCAAGCGGCAGCGAGTCGCTGACGCAATCGCTGTTATTCGCCAATCTGCCCGCCTCCGCCGCGCTGCCCATGACCTGCAGCGCTCGGCTCTCGCCCGGCTCCCGCCAGAACACCGTCTGGCTGGACCGCCGCCTCAACACCGGCCACCTGGTGCTGCTGGCGCCGCGCAAGCGCTGGCTGGCCAGGGCCCAGCTGACCGATTACCTGGACGACCTGAGCCATGGCCGGGATCGCCAACCCGACGCCGGCGGCCCGCAGCTGCTGGTCATCGCGCACGCCGAGGATTATCTGAGGCTGCACCAGCCCAAGGCCTTGAAGCGGGAACTGAAGGCCGCCATGCGCTGGGCGCGCGCGCGCGATCACTGCGTTCTGTTGATCATGAACCTGGGCTATATGGACCTGGCCGCCATCTCCCAGCTGGAGCAGGCCGCGCACCGCTGCGCCGGCCTGGCGCTGGGCCAGGCGGTGGGCGTGGAAACCTTCAGCTGGCAGATCAGCCACTGGCTGGGCGCCGAAACCGTCAGCCTGGCCCAGGCGCACGTGCTGACCCGCGACGACGACGGCGCCATGTGCCTGCTGAAGGAGGAGGAGGAGCTGGCCGCCCGCCCGGCCCACGACACCCTCCAGGTCTACGCCACGCGCACCAGCCTGACCGGCAACGAGCCGCCCTCCCCGCTCTGGCAGATCTACGAAAACCTGGAGGAGCTGCTGGTGGCGGCCAAGGGCGCGGTGGCCGCCAGCGTGCTGCTGGATACCGCCAGCCAGCAACGGGAAACGCTGACCGAGGCCATTGCCCAGCTGCGCAAGCAGTGCGGGCGGCGGCTGAAAATCGTGGTGCGCGAGGTGGGCGGCCGCCGGCTGCGCCAGAACGAGGAGCAATTATTGCTGCGCCTGGGCGCCAACACCGTGCTGCCGGCGGAGCTGCATTTCGCCAGCACGGTCAATCTGATCAACGCGCTGCAGCCTGCCGTTTATCAACCCTATGTCAAGATGGAACAGCAACAGCTGCAGGACGCCAGCCAGCCCGCGCAGGACCGGGGATGGATGGAGCCGGCCGCGTTCAGCGACACCGTGCGCAAGACCGTGCAGCGCAGCAGCGCGCTCAGCATCCGCAACATGCTGGTGATACTGCAGCCTTCCTCTGGCATTACCCCGCGCGAGCTGCTGGCGCAAAGCCGCTTCCAGCGCGCGGGCGATCTCTGCACGGCGGATCGCGCGCGCGCCTACCTGTTCCTGTTCGCCTGCAATGAAACCGACGTGCCGACCGCGCTGAGCAATCTGTTCCGCCTGCCGGTGGAGGACATCGTGGAGAACGAGACCCATTGCCCGGACAGCGACAGCATCCTGCAGGCCCTGGCGCGGCTGGAGGCCGAACCGGCGCAGGCCGAAACCGAACGGGAGCCGGCCGCCGCCCCCGTGTCAGCCAAGCCGCGCGGGCCGGAGCGCGTGACGCTGCAAAAAGCGTCCCTGGCCAGGCGCGCCGTCTAG
- the bcsG gene encoding cellulose biosynthesis protein BcsG, whose translation MSSETAAPAREPAPAGMGGWSFYFMAKFALAWLGSLNLHPLPNLAFALLLLLPAPRGWPRFARALLAWPAALALLYQDSWLPPPAQLLPQLASLRGFSLSYWLELAGRVLTPSLMTGIVILVCGYLLLSRHLRLGTLVTLTLLGLGGRQLWQERAPVMPVAAVATAGGAQAAAQTPDERLAAFYRSEKQRRVQFQPLPAGPGFDVLLLHICSLSWDDLQAAGLDHHPLLARFDMLFTRFNSAATYSGPAALRVLRASCGQPSHAALYDPAPDNCYLFSNLAQLGFKIEATFNHDGSFDGFLKQIQSYGHLNQPLIDQQGLPVGLRAFDSSPIYNDYATLARWLQLRQQDSSPHVATFYNTISLHDGNRIPNKPGLSTDDSYRYRATRLFDDLNRFIDQLEQNHRKLILLMIPEHGAALRGDKQQFSGLREIPTPRITILPAAIKVIGGEGHPQQMRINQQVSYFAITTILSRMLQKSPFGADYQPEAYARDLPTTPYVAESSGYVMMQIGSRYLLRQSDGSWSDYQP comes from the coding sequence ATGAGCAGCGAAACCGCCGCGCCGGCTCGTGAGCCGGCGCCCGCCGGCATGGGTGGCTGGAGCTTCTATTTCATGGCCAAGTTCGCCCTGGCTTGGCTGGGCAGCCTGAACCTGCATCCCCTGCCCAACCTGGCTTTCGCCCTGCTGCTATTGCTGCCGGCGCCGCGCGGCTGGCCCCGGTTCGCGCGCGCGCTGCTGGCCTGGCCCGCCGCCCTTGCGCTGCTTTATCAAGACAGCTGGCTGCCGCCGCCGGCCCAGTTGCTGCCGCAGCTGGCCTCCTTGCGCGGCTTCAGCCTCAGTTACTGGCTGGAGCTGGCGGGCCGGGTGCTGACGCCATCGCTGATGACCGGCATCGTGATCCTGGTGTGCGGCTACCTGCTGCTGTCGCGGCATCTGCGCCTGGGCACGCTGGTGACGCTGACCCTGTTGGGGCTGGGCGGCAGGCAGCTGTGGCAGGAACGAGCGCCCGTCATGCCCGTGGCCGCCGTGGCCACGGCCGGCGGCGCTCAGGCGGCGGCGCAAACGCCGGACGAGCGGCTGGCAGCCTTCTACCGCAGCGAGAAACAGCGCCGGGTGCAGTTCCAGCCGCTACCGGCCGGCCCCGGCTTCGACGTGCTGCTGCTGCACATCTGCTCGCTGTCTTGGGATGACCTGCAAGCCGCTGGCCTGGACCATCACCCGCTGCTCGCGCGCTTCGACATGCTGTTCACCCGCTTCAACAGCGCCGCCACCTACAGCGGCCCGGCCGCGCTGCGCGTGCTGCGCGCCAGTTGCGGCCAGCCTTCCCACGCCGCGCTATACGACCCGGCGCCGGATAACTGCTACCTGTTTTCCAACCTGGCCCAACTCGGCTTCAAAATCGAGGCCACCTTCAATCATGACGGCAGCTTCGACGGCTTTCTCAAGCAAATCCAAAGCTACGGCCACCTAAACCAGCCCTTGATCGACCAGCAGGGCCTGCCGGTCGGCCTGCGCGCCTTCGACAGCAGTCCCATCTACAACGACTACGCCACCTTGGCCCGCTGGCTGCAGCTGCGCCAGCAGGACAGCAGCCCGCATGTCGCCACCTTCTACAACACCATCAGCCTGCACGACGGCAACCGCATCCCAAACAAGCCCGGCCTGTCCACCGACGACAGCTATCGCTACCGCGCAACCCGGCTGTTCGACGACCTGAACCGTTTCATCGACCAACTGGAGCAAAACCACCGCAAGCTGATCCTGCTGATGATCCCGGAGCATGGCGCGGCGCTGCGCGGCGATAAGCAACAATTCAGCGGCCTGCGCGAAATCCCCACCCCGCGCATCACCATCCTGCCGGCCGCCATCAAGGTCATAGGCGGCGAGGGCCATCCGCAGCAGATGCGCATAAACCAGCAGGTAAGCTATTTCGCCATCACCACCATCCTGTCACGCATGCTGCAGAAGAGCCCGTTTGGCGCGGACTACCAGCCGGAAGCGTATGCGCGCGACCTGCCCACCACGCCCTATGTGGCGGAAAGCTCCGGCTATGTGATGATGCAAATCGGCTCGCGCTACCTGCTGCGGCAAAGCGACGGCTCCTGGAGCGATTACCAGCCCTGA